A genomic window from Candidatus Saccharibacteria bacterium includes:
- a CDS encoding NUDIX domain-containing protein, protein MTEEKNKFDEDAAPDLVTIKDENDTGERGFSRLAKPFRRDKPAINEIIREAEAGGVVYRLTKAGKLQIVLFQDVRDRWTIPKGHIEEGETAQESAIREIGEEVGLFGIEPVCWLGKVNFRYRRGNSLVIINMQTYLFKAGKDENLKKEEWMHDVRWFDFDEAIDKIAYEDVMKLVLLARKRLRQKGEIE, encoded by the coding sequence ATGACAGAGGAAAAGAACAAATTTGATGAAGACGCCGCGCCTGATTTAGTCACGATAAAAGACGAAAATGATACTGGTGAGCGGGGTTTTTCGCGACTGGCAAAGCCGTTTCGACGCGACAAACCGGCAATTAACGAAATTATTCGCGAAGCCGAGGCCGGCGGCGTCGTCTATCGCCTCACCAAAGCTGGTAAATTGCAGATTGTCCTGTTCCAGGACGTCCGTGACCGCTGGACGATTCCAAAAGGTCATATCGAAGAGGGCGAAACCGCTCAGGAGTCAGCCATTCGGGAAATCGGCGAGGAAGTCGGCCTGTTCGGTATCGAGCCGGTTTGCTGGCTCGGTAAAGTCAATTTCCGCTATCGTCGTGGCAATAGTCTGGTTATTATCAACATGCAGACCTATCTGTTCAAGGCCGGCAAAGACGAGAACTTGAAAAAAGAAGAATGGATGCACGATGTCAGATGGTTTGACTTCGACGAAGCTATCGACAAGATTGCCTACGAAGACGTCATGAAGCTCGTATTATTAGCTCGCAAACGCCTCCGCCAAAAAGGAGAAATTGAATAA
- a CDS encoding HAD-IC family P-type ATPase translates to MKRFTGLSDAEVQRRTRDGLVNTSTDKSSRSLVDILRSNIFTRFNAILATLAVVVIIIDGSPFNALFGMALIINSAIGIFQELRAKITLDKLSILNAPTVRAVRDSKTVEITVESVVKGDYVRIRLGDQIVADGEILDAEGLEIDESLLTGESDPIFKKAGDTVLSGSIVVAGKGVMRADKVGAQSYSAELTAKAKRFKRASSELVDGTNKLLRWISWLLVLVVPLLLFGQLRLDLGDWQQAVVHSTAAIVGMIPEGLVLLISTAFMLAVIQLARRKVLVQQMPAVETLARVDTLLLDKTGTLTEGDIKFDAVVLVDTDSRQAVDLALATIASRANSPTNTAISRALDKIKPAPFDREIAFNSGRKWSAIEIGGTKWLFGAPEVIFATSKKDQLFKKAQTIASEGKRVLALVRIESWPDESYAIPSFQPAALVVLSENIRDDAGQILQFFREQQVDIKVISGDSPLTVAAVARRVNMGEVSVFDARDLPDPRKSATSQTKFNRIIKKHNVFGRVQPEQKRLICAALQDSGRVVAMTGDGVNDALALKKSDLGIAMNSGAAATKAVAEIVLLDNKFSSLPSVLAEGRRVIANIERVASLFVIKNVYSLLLALSVTVAGQVYPYLPSQMTVISVLSIGVPAFFLALAPNQQLYRPGFLTRVLKFAIPVGFIAATSMMITYLLLDYRGAPMTVIGTSVSITMMMIGMSVLVSLARPLRGWKLGLIAACATAFVMIISVPSIASHFRYELDFATLPITMLIGGIGAALVWLIRREQTSYDKL, encoded by the coding sequence ATGAAACGATTTACTGGCCTCTCGGACGCAGAAGTCCAGCGTCGCACGCGTGACGGACTCGTGAATACATCGACCGACAAATCGAGTCGTTCGCTCGTCGATATCTTGCGATCGAATATCTTTACGCGCTTTAACGCCATCCTGGCAACACTGGCGGTGGTCGTCATTATTATCGACGGCTCGCCGTTCAACGCACTGTTTGGTATGGCGCTGATCATCAACAGCGCTATCGGTATTTTCCAGGAGTTACGCGCCAAGATCACCCTCGACAAACTATCAATTTTGAACGCACCCACTGTCCGAGCCGTCCGAGATAGTAAAACAGTAGAAATCACCGTTGAATCAGTGGTGAAGGGTGACTATGTGCGAATTAGACTGGGCGATCAGATCGTAGCAGACGGCGAGATTCTGGATGCCGAGGGGCTAGAGATCGACGAAAGCTTGCTCACTGGTGAGTCCGATCCAATTTTCAAAAAAGCTGGCGACACGGTACTATCTGGTTCGATTGTTGTGGCTGGCAAGGGTGTCATGCGTGCTGACAAAGTCGGCGCGCAGTCGTACTCGGCAGAATTAACTGCGAAAGCCAAGCGATTTAAACGCGCCAGCAGCGAGCTGGTGGATGGCACAAATAAGCTCTTACGCTGGATATCATGGCTATTAGTACTGGTCGTACCGCTATTACTATTCGGTCAACTCCGGCTCGATCTTGGTGATTGGCAGCAGGCGGTTGTTCATTCCACGGCAGCGATTGTCGGTATGATACCCGAGGGGCTCGTGCTGTTGATCTCTACGGCGTTCATGCTGGCGGTGATCCAGCTGGCGCGCCGCAAAGTCCTCGTCCAACAAATGCCAGCTGTCGAGACACTGGCGCGCGTCGATACATTACTACTAGACAAAACTGGTACTCTGACCGAGGGCGACATCAAGTTTGACGCCGTGGTGTTGGTTGATACCGACTCTCGTCAGGCGGTTGATCTGGCACTCGCAACTATTGCCAGCCGGGCCAATTCTCCAACTAACACGGCGATCAGCCGAGCTCTAGACAAGATCAAACCGGCACCATTTGACCGCGAGATCGCTTTTAATAGCGGGCGAAAATGGAGTGCAATTGAAATTGGTGGCACAAAGTGGTTGTTCGGCGCCCCCGAGGTAATTTTTGCAACATCTAAAAAGGATCAGTTATTCAAAAAAGCCCAAACCATCGCTAGCGAAGGCAAACGCGTTTTGGCGTTAGTTCGGATCGAGAGTTGGCCAGATGAATCCTACGCCATTCCGTCATTTCAACCGGCGGCATTGGTAGTGTTATCGGAAAATATCCGTGATGATGCCGGTCAGATCTTGCAATTTTTCCGCGAACAACAAGTCGATATAAAAGTAATTTCGGGTGATTCGCCGCTAACTGTGGCTGCCGTGGCGCGTCGCGTGAATATGGGTGAAGTTTCCGTGTTTGACGCCCGTGATCTGCCGGATCCTAGAAAGTCCGCCACTAGCCAAACAAAGTTTAATAGAATCATCAAAAAACACAATGTGTTCGGTCGAGTTCAGCCCGAGCAAAAGCGTTTGATTTGCGCCGCGCTGCAGGACTCTGGTCGAGTAGTGGCGATGACGGGCGACGGCGTCAACGATGCGCTGGCACTCAAAAAATCTGATCTCGGCATTGCTATGAACTCTGGCGCGGCTGCCACCAAAGCGGTCGCCGAGATCGTTTTGCTCGACAATAAATTCTCGAGTCTCCCGAGCGTCCTGGCCGAAGGTCGCCGCGTTATCGCCAACATCGAGCGCGTCGCTAGCTTGTTTGTGATCAAAAACGTCTATTCGTTACTGCTGGCGCTGTCGGTGACGGTAGCAGGGCAGGTTTATCCGTATTTGCCGTCGCAAATGACGGTGATCAGTGTCTTGTCAATCGGCGTACCGGCCTTTTTCCTAGCCCTCGCACCTAACCAGCAGCTATATCGACCAGGCTTTTTGACGCGAGTATTAAAATTTGCGATCCCAGTCGGGTTCATCGCGGCTACCTCCATGATGATAACCTATCTGTTACTAGACTACCGTGGTGCGCCAATGACCGTCATCGGCACATCGGTATCAATTACGATGATGATGATCGGTATGTCAGTGCTGGTGTCGCTCGCTCGACCGCTCCGCGGTTGGAAACTCGGTCTCATCGCTGCCTGTGCCACGGCTTTTGTTATGATCATATCGGTGCCGTCCATCGCCAGCCATTTCCGCTACGAACTCGATTTTGCAACGCTGCCAATTACTATGCTGATCGGCGGCATCGGCGCTGCGCTCGTCTGGCTAATTAGGAGAGAGCAAACCAGTTATGATAAACTATAG
- the nusB gene encoding transcription antitermination factor NusB, which yields MASNRHLGRIIALQALYEYDFRAGLGDDSADIDDILDRSLSHYGKKIGDRDFVEQLARGVVKEAKQLDAVIAPVAPEWPLNQLPLSDHEILRIALYELQYFGEQIPPKVAINEAVELGKLFGSENSSKFINGVLGTIWRQMNARGE from the coding sequence ATGGCAAGCAATCGGCACCTGGGTAGGATCATCGCGCTGCAAGCTTTGTACGAATATGATTTTCGTGCGGGTTTAGGCGATGATAGCGCTGATATTGATGACATTCTGGATCGCAGTTTGAGTCATTATGGCAAAAAGATCGGCGATCGTGATTTTGTAGAGCAGTTGGCTCGCGGTGTTGTCAAAGAAGCCAAGCAGCTCGATGCGGTAATAGCCCCGGTCGCACCGGAGTGGCCGCTCAATCAGCTGCCGTTATCTGATCACGAAATATTGCGCATCGCTCTCTATGAGTTGCAATATTTTGGCGAGCAGATTCCGCCCAAGGTCGCTATTAACGAAGCGGTCGAGCTGGGTAAATTGTTTGGTTCGGAAAATTCCTCCAAATTCATCAACGGTGTCCTCGGTACGATTTGGCGCCAGATGAATGCAAGAGGAGAATAG
- a CDS encoding class I tRNA ligase family protein, with translation MKRYNPVDIEKKWQTSWSDAELYAARDFADKPKFVMLTEFPYPSGAGLHMGHMREYTLGDIIARHKRMTGHNVLFPMGFDAFGLPTENFAIKNKIAPQVATANNVASFRDQLSTMGLSLDWSRSFSTTDPDYYRWTQWFFLQFFKAGLAYQDEIAINWCPFCKTGLANEEVVNGRHERCDTLVEKKQLKQWVLRITDYADRLIEGLETVDYPSRIADQQIYWIGRSVGAEIDFTVDGHDENITVFTTRPDTIFGATFMVLAPEHPLVQTIITPEQKGAVETYIRATQAKSDIERQETSREKTGVWTGAYAVNPANDEKIPIWIADYVLMGYGTGAIMAVPAHDERDNEFAHKFNLPIIQVIAKAFNEPLENAEKVTGVNVIGYDPTTKRFMHLHNHKSDKPWLPGGGKSDEESYEAAAHRELAEEAGYHTVEGLIPLGNFFYTYYFNSNKGVNRCGSGMNYLAIISETETPKSSNEDHEDYSAEWCSYDELVKRFANGVEGAAHWHDAIAQAKAAAELYNEGKIYQSPVHSDSGILINSAQFSDTASNDAKESIVAWLAGKGAAHEKVNYKLRDWIFSRQHYWGEPIPIIHCPDHGAVAVPDDQLPVELPPVDHYEPTDTGESPLAAIDSWVNTTCPTCGGPAKRETDTMPNWAGSNWYYLRYFDAHNDQAFADRDKLDYWGAVDLYLGGMEHTTLHLLYSRFHHQFLYDQGLVPTPEPYAARRGQGIVLAADGRKMSKSLGNVVDPTQIIDSGYGADALRLMIAFIAPYDQTTPWNPEGVAGTYRFLVRYWNLVQDVLNDQDSTTADDEKAIKKIINQATKKVSADIASMSFNTAVAALMEALNGLVKVEHKGGKVWREAIADFTKLLAPFAPHIAEEVWREILGESGSIHVSDWPIWDEKLLVSDTMTIAVQVNGKLRGEIAVDVETIQADIEKRALELENVAKFIGDKKPARIIYVPGKIVNIVVK, from the coding sequence ATGAAACGCTATAATCCTGTTGATATTGAGAAAAAATGGCAGACTAGTTGGTCGGATGCCGAACTTTATGCTGCTCGCGATTTTGCCGACAAACCAAAATTTGTCATGTTAACAGAGTTTCCGTATCCTTCGGGCGCGGGACTGCACATGGGTCATATGCGCGAATATACGCTGGGCGATATCATCGCTAGGCACAAACGCATGACCGGACATAACGTGCTGTTTCCGATGGGGTTTGACGCCTTTGGCCTGCCGACCGAGAATTTTGCGATCAAAAATAAGATCGCTCCACAGGTTGCAACGGCAAATAACGTGGCTAGTTTTCGTGACCAGCTGAGCACTATGGGACTCAGCCTCGATTGGAGTCGTAGCTTTTCGACTACTGACCCTGATTATTACCGCTGGACGCAGTGGTTTTTCCTACAGTTTTTCAAAGCCGGTCTGGCCTATCAGGACGAAATTGCTATCAATTGGTGTCCATTTTGTAAAACCGGTCTCGCTAACGAAGAGGTCGTTAATGGTCGCCACGAACGCTGCGATACGCTGGTCGAGAAAAAGCAACTCAAACAATGGGTGCTACGGATTACCGATTATGCCGATCGTCTGATCGAAGGGCTAGAAACGGTTGATTATCCGTCACGGATTGCCGACCAGCAAATTTACTGGATCGGTCGTTCAGTTGGCGCCGAAATTGATTTTACGGTTGATGGTCATGATGAGAATATCACGGTATTTACCACTCGACCAGATACGATTTTCGGGGCAACATTTATGGTTCTCGCCCCTGAACATCCACTCGTTCAAACTATTATCACGCCAGAGCAAAAAGGTGCCGTCGAGACGTATATTCGGGCCACACAGGCCAAATCCGACATCGAACGACAGGAAACCAGTCGTGAGAAAACTGGGGTGTGGACGGGTGCTTATGCTGTTAACCCAGCTAATGACGAAAAGATCCCAATCTGGATCGCTGATTATGTGTTAATGGGCTACGGTACAGGTGCAATCATGGCGGTTCCAGCTCACGACGAACGCGACAATGAATTCGCACACAAGTTCAACCTGCCGATTATTCAGGTTATCGCTAAAGCCTTTAACGAGCCTCTCGAAAATGCCGAAAAAGTGACCGGAGTTAATGTTATTGGCTATGATCCGACCACAAAACGTTTTATGCATTTACATAATCATAAAAGCGACAAACCATGGCTACCGGGCGGCGGCAAGAGTGACGAGGAATCATACGAAGCCGCAGCTCACCGCGAACTAGCCGAGGAAGCGGGGTATCATACAGTCGAGGGGCTGATTCCTCTAGGTAACTTTTTCTACACCTACTATTTTAATAGCAATAAAGGTGTTAATCGATGCGGTTCAGGCATGAACTATCTGGCCATCATTTCCGAGACGGAAACGCCAAAATCCTCCAATGAGGATCACGAGGACTATTCGGCTGAATGGTGTAGCTATGACGAGCTTGTCAAGCGCTTTGCAAATGGCGTGGAGGGTGCCGCGCACTGGCATGATGCTATTGCGCAGGCAAAGGCGGCTGCAGAACTGTATAATGAAGGCAAAATATATCAATCTCCTGTCCATTCCGACAGTGGAATTTTGATTAACTCGGCGCAATTTAGCGATACGGCATCAAACGATGCCAAAGAATCTATCGTTGCTTGGCTGGCTGGAAAAGGCGCCGCTCATGAAAAAGTCAACTACAAACTGCGTGACTGGATCTTTTCGCGCCAACATTACTGGGGCGAACCGATCCCGATTATTCATTGTCCCGACCATGGCGCGGTGGCTGTTCCTGACGATCAATTGCCGGTTGAACTGCCGCCGGTCGATCATTACGAACCGACCGACACCGGCGAATCACCACTAGCTGCCATTGATTCCTGGGTTAACACAACCTGTCCAACGTGCGGCGGTCCAGCTAAACGCGAAACCGACACGATGCCAAACTGGGCTGGTAGTAACTGGTATTACCTACGTTATTTTGATGCTCATAATGACCAGGCTTTTGCCGATCGCGATAAACTAGATTATTGGGGTGCGGTCGATCTGTACCTGGGTGGTATGGAGCATACGACGCTTCACCTCCTCTATTCGCGGTTTCATCATCAATTCCTGTACGATCAAGGTCTCGTCCCGACGCCAGAACCATATGCCGCGCGCCGCGGGCAGGGGATTGTACTGGCGGCTGACGGCCGCAAAATGAGCAAGAGTCTCGGTAACGTCGTTGACCCAACCCAGATCATCGACAGCGGCTATGGTGCTGATGCTCTGCGTCTGATGATTGCGTTTATTGCGCCGTACGACCAGACGACGCCGTGGAACCCAGAAGGTGTCGCTGGCACATATCGTTTCCTCGTGCGTTATTGGAATCTGGTGCAAGATGTTTTGAATGATCAGGATTCGACTACGGCTGATGACGAAAAGGCTATCAAGAAAATCATTAACCAAGCCACAAAGAAAGTTAGCGCCGACATCGCATCCATGAGCTTTAACACGGCCGTAGCAGCGCTGATGGAGGCCTTAAACGGTCTCGTCAAGGTCGAGCATAAAGGTGGCAAGGTTTGGCGCGAGGCTATAGCTGATTTCACCAAACTACTAGCACCGTTTGCACCGCATATTGCCGAGGAAGTTTGGCGTGAAATACTAGGCGAATCTGGCTCTATTCACGTTAGCGATTGGCCGATTTGGGATGAAAAACTATTAGTGTCCGATACGATGACGATTGCGGTCCAGGTGAACGGCAAGCTCCGCGGTGAAATTGCCGTTGACGTCGAAACTATCCAGGCAGATATCGAAAAACGTGCTCTAGAGCTTGAAAATGTTGCGAAATTTATCGGCGACAAAAAACCGGCACGTATTATCTACGTACCGGGTAAAATCGTTAATATAGTAGTCAAATAA
- the rpsP gene encoding 30S ribosomal protein S16, with the protein MLAIRLKRTGRKAYAVYRVAVQEAQRHPSSGKVVAYVGTYNPHTKEATFDKELVEKYLNNGAQPTPRIVKLLKDAKIKLPSWVKEPNLSKARATRNPEKLRKNAPKEEVAPEAPAEEAPAEEVATEATEAEATPAE; encoded by the coding sequence ATGCTCGCAATTCGTTTGAAACGAACCGGCCGCAAGGCTTATGCTGTTTATAGGGTCGCCGTCCAGGAAGCTCAGCGCCACCCGTCGTCAGGTAAAGTAGTCGCCTATGTCGGCACCTACAATCCACATACCAAGGAAGCCACTTTTGACAAAGAATTAGTCGAAAAATATCTGAACAATGGTGCTCAGCCAACCCCACGCATTGTCAAATTACTAAAAGATGCCAAAATCAAATTGCCATCTTGGGTAAAAGAACCAAACCTATCGAAGGCCCGAGCTACTCGTAATCCAGAGAAATTGCGTAAAAACGCTCCAAAAGAAGAAGTCGCTCCCGAAGCTCCTGCCGAAGAAGCACCAGCCGAAGAGGTTGCTACTGAAGCTACCGAAGCTGAAGCTACACCAGCTGAATAA
- a CDS encoding AEC family transporter, translating to MQVDLSIFYSSLASVALIVGLGWVAGKREWIDEHTNKTLVNLLINVAWPCALLGSFPGEFKVESLNSFLYGLGGGVVVLLTAIIVSKLLFPRRRNPKNYFEYQFAFIFNNASFLGFPLVNAIYGQAGLVPYAGFIVVFNLALFGYGVSLFRQQFRLKDLGRTLVNPNVIAVVVGFLLFLFSMKLPGFVGNAVGYTGAMMTPLSLIAIGYMLSRANLLQVLRRKILVLTCLAQLILGPLITFVVLKLIGAPNDVIHILVLIQALPTATSLGLFAEKYRDDTGSASELVAISTVLSALTLPLVMWAIASLL from the coding sequence ATGCAAGTCGATCTCAGCATTTTTTACTCGAGCCTCGCCTCGGTGGCGCTAATTGTTGGTTTAGGCTGGGTCGCGGGCAAACGCGAGTGGATTGACGAACACACTAACAAGACGTTGGTTAACCTCCTTATCAATGTAGCATGGCCGTGTGCGCTACTCGGCTCTTTTCCTGGAGAGTTCAAGGTCGAATCTCTCAATTCATTTCTCTATGGCCTCGGCGGCGGAGTCGTCGTATTACTAACGGCGATTATTGTTTCCAAATTGCTCTTTCCGCGACGACGCAATCCCAAAAACTATTTTGAATACCAATTTGCTTTTATCTTTAATAACGCTAGTTTCCTAGGCTTTCCACTCGTCAATGCTATCTATGGTCAAGCCGGTCTCGTGCCTTACGCTGGATTTATCGTAGTGTTTAACCTCGCGTTATTTGGATATGGTGTATCGCTATTTCGCCAGCAGTTTCGTCTAAAAGACCTCGGTCGAACATTGGTCAATCCGAACGTTATCGCCGTCGTAGTGGGCTTTTTATTATTCCTATTTAGCATGAAATTACCGGGATTCGTCGGCAACGCGGTCGGCTACACCGGCGCAATGATGACACCGTTGTCGCTGATCGCTATTGGCTATATGCTCAGCCGAGCTAATTTATTACAAGTTTTGCGGCGCAAGATACTCGTGTTAACCTGTCTAGCACAGCTGATTTTAGGACCGCTCATCACTTTTGTCGTGTTGAAACTGATTGGCGCGCCGAATGATGTCATTCATATCCTGGTTCTAATTCAAGCCCTGCCAACTGCCACCAGTCTCGGACTATTTGCCGAAAAATATCGCGATGATACCGGTAGCGCCTCGGAGCTCGTTGCTATTAGCACAGTGTTATCGGCGTTGACATTGCCACTGGTGATGTGGGCTATCGCGAGTTTATTATAG
- a CDS encoding KH domain-containing protein: MEQQFIEYVVKQLVDEPDAVRVERIVDDKGILLKLTVAPSDLGRVIGKHGATAQSLRNLLRALGTKNDDHYNLKIIDVDRENAAENQPVTTDTTPEKADTVDTVEKTDTETVENESDLAKKTREELAELDDLDI; encoded by the coding sequence ATCGAACAACAATTTATTGAATATGTTGTCAAACAGTTGGTGGATGAACCAGATGCCGTACGGGTAGAACGCATTGTCGATGACAAGGGTATATTGCTAAAATTGACCGTCGCACCGAGTGATCTCGGTCGTGTGATCGGTAAACATGGCGCTACGGCGCAGTCGCTGCGTAACCTGTTACGCGCGCTCGGCACCAAAAATGACGATCATTACAATTTGAAAATTATCGACGTTGACCGCGAAAATGCAGCCGAAAACCAGCCTGTTACCACCGATACTACACCAGAAAAAGCCGACACAGTCGATACTGTGGAAAAAACTGACACTGAAACTGTGGAAAACGAAAGCGATTTGGCAAAAAAGACCCGCGAAGAGCTTGCAGAATTAGACGATCTTGATATATAA
- the rnc gene encoding ribonuclease III, with protein MAKSPSPKKAVWQSFDRRSNDEPLVPAVAGVNFETYQAFARDHLGFEFNNIDLLVTALTHRSYVNEHRKSARAHNERLEFLGDAVLELATTEFLFKNYDQPEGILTSWRSALVRTESIAAAGQKLDYEHLIRMSRGEKQGSEAARLHIVANAFEALIGAIYLDQSFETARQFVDKHILYRIDDILDDGSWRDPKSHLQEVSQRIDNETPDYRVVEETGPDHEKTFTVGAFVAGREMGRGVGSSKQSAQQEAAREALAAYRHQTDK; from the coding sequence ATGGCCAAGAGTCCATCGCCGAAAAAAGCCGTCTGGCAATCGTTTGATCGCCGTTCGAATGATGAGCCGTTAGTCCCGGCGGTAGCTGGGGTGAATTTTGAGACATATCAGGCTTTTGCTCGCGATCACCTGGGTTTCGAGTTTAACAATATTGATTTGTTAGTAACGGCTCTCACTCACCGCAGCTACGTCAACGAGCACCGCAAATCGGCTCGCGCCCACAACGAGCGACTAGAGTTTTTGGGCGACGCAGTGTTGGAACTAGCGACGACTGAGTTTTTGTTCAAAAATTACGATCAGCCAGAGGGAATTTTGACCTCGTGGCGGTCAGCCTTGGTGCGTACTGAATCGATTGCCGCTGCTGGTCAAAAACTAGACTACGAACACTTGATCCGTATGAGCCGTGGCGAAAAACAGGGGTCAGAGGCGGCCCGATTGCATATTGTGGCCAATGCGTTTGAGGCGTTAATCGGCGCGATTTATCTAGATCAAAGTTTTGAAACAGCCAGGCAATTTGTCGATAAACATATTTTATATCGCATTGATGACATTTTGGACGACGGTAGCTGGCGCGATCCGAAATCACACCTTCAAGAGGTCAGCCAACGTATCGACAACGAAACGCCGGATTATAGGGTGGTCGAGGAGACTGGTCCGGATCACGAAAAAACGTTCACCGTCGGCGCTTTTGTAGCTGGTCGGGAAATGGGGCGAGGTGTCGGCTCTAGCAAACAGTCCGCCCAGCAAGAGGCCGCCCGTGAAGCCCTCGCCGCTTATCGTCATCAGACTGATAAGTAG
- a CDS encoding CotH kinase family protein, which translates to MAYTYDNGGQQEYPRLKQTGGTASGLLLRKGESPPAPEYELSQPVLYITTEGGAPVTTKTTYVNCNYQIVNELGSGAELFNQPGRIRGRGNSTWTMPKKPFKVKLDNKVEVLGMPKSEDWALLANYIDPSKVRYTMANEISGRTGLPWAPRSVNLEVYLNGNYLGLYQFSESVEVDKNRVDIDKLKATQISGRNLTGGYILEVDTRFEENDEIGWRTRLNVPIIFDTPDGDIPEQYNYAKNFTQACEDALFSEDFTDGAWRDLLDADSWADWYLLNELVCNNDSGFGASVKLTKPRDPETGPASKLHAGPGWDFDASCGITFFIPHPSTGWWTRVGATWIARMLEDPWFRDVLKHRWALLRSRLLAEGDNIFDWLTNLEASVAGAVARDAAVWGVGSAPNIHTWLNTRIEWIETQLVAGTGVDITPPGVPTGFATTAINATSISFTWTDAGAAQGTGVVGYRIRQDGIIAAMTAYPYSDPLNTVTINGLTSATQYSFTLECRDATGNWSTATSALIVTTT; encoded by the coding sequence ATGGCGTATACTTATGATAACGGTGGACAGCAAGAGTACCCACGTCTCAAGCAAACCGGCGGTACGGCTAGCGGTTTGTTATTACGCAAAGGTGAGTCACCACCGGCACCAGAGTATGAGCTGAGCCAACCGGTGCTGTACATTACGACAGAGGGTGGTGCACCAGTTACTACTAAAACGACCTACGTTAACTGTAATTATCAGATTGTTAATGAATTAGGTTCTGGCGCAGAACTCTTTAATCAGCCCGGACGTATTCGTGGTCGAGGTAACTCTACCTGGACCATGCCGAAAAAGCCATTCAAGGTAAAGCTGGATAACAAAGTAGAAGTGCTAGGTATGCCCAAGAGCGAAGACTGGGCGCTGCTGGCCAACTACATCGATCCGAGCAAAGTTCGCTATACTATGGCGAATGAAATCAGCGGCCGCACCGGTTTGCCGTGGGCGCCGCGATCAGTTAATCTAGAGGTATATTTGAATGGTAATTATCTCGGCCTTTACCAGTTTTCAGAATCGGTCGAAGTAGACAAAAATCGAGTAGATATTGACAAGCTAAAAGCTACCCAAATCAGTGGTCGTAACCTAACTGGCGGCTATATATTAGAAGTAGACACTCGCTTTGAGGAGAATGATGAAATTGGCTGGCGTACGCGGCTAAATGTGCCGATTATCTTTGATACGCCAGACGGCGATATTCCAGAACAGTATAATTATGCCAAAAACTTTACCCAAGCCTGCGAAGATGCTTTGTTTAGCGAGGATTTTACCGATGGTGCCTGGCGTGATTTGCTCGATGCTGATAGTTGGGCGGATTGGTATTTGCTAAACGAGCTAGTCTGTAATAACGACAGTGGCTTTGGTGCCTCTGTCAAACTAACCAAGCCGCGCGACCCCGAGACAGGTCCAGCCAGCAAATTGCACGCTGGTCCAGGCTGGGATTTCGATGCTTCGTGTGGTATCACATTCTTCATTCCGCATCCATCAACTGGGTGGTGGACGCGTGTTGGTGCAACCTGGATTGCACGAATGTTAGAAGACCCATGGTTCCGTGACGTCCTAAAACATCGATGGGCGTTACTTCGTTCGCGATTACTAGCCGAAGGCGACAATATATTTGATTGGCTCACTAATTTAGAGGCCTCGGTAGCCGGCGCAGTGGCACGTGATGCGGCAGTGTGGGGTGTTGGTAGCGCGCCGAATATCCATACGTGGCTCAATACGCGTATCGAGTGGATCGAGACACAACTAGTTGCTGGTACTGGTGTCGACATAACACCTCCGGGCGTACCGACCGGTTTTGCGACTACTGCTATCAATGCTACATCAATATCATTTACGTGGACCGATGCTGGCGCCGCTCAGGGCACGGGTGTGGTAGGTTATCGTATTCGCCAGGACGGAATAATTGCGGCAATGACGGCCTATCCGTATAGTGATCCGCTCAATACGGTCACTATTAATGGACTAACCTCAGCGACTCAATACTCATTTACGCTAGAGTGTAGAGATGCAACTGGCAACTGGTCGACTGCAACGAGTGCATTGATCGTTACGACGACGTAG